A genomic stretch from Seriola aureovittata isolate HTS-2021-v1 ecotype China chromosome 13, ASM2101889v1, whole genome shotgun sequence includes:
- the LOC130180154 gene encoding serine/threonine-protein kinase Nek9 has product MSLEDYERHFDSLNSDLGGGSVVSERSALGTFNGEEEKLHYIPIRILGRGAFGEATLYRRTEDNSLVVWKEVELNSLSEKERRDVMNEISILSILEHNNIIAYFNHFMDKNTLLIELEYCNGGNLYDKINQQKGKLFTEEVVIWYLYQIASAVAHIHKAGILHRDIKTLNIFLTKTDLIKLGDYGLAKKLDSEFSMAETCVGTPYYMSPELCQGAKYNFKSDIWAMGCVLFEVLTLTRTFDATNPLNLCVKIVQGNWTMDVNSDVYSSALIKLVYECLDQDPVKRPTAEQILDQPYISCCRQELEERVALLNSAMKKPKLSTVTETPVAVVTTRSREVYFWGGGKFTPQKLDTFKGGSSAQHVCAGESHFAVVTVEKELYTWANVQGGAKMVGQLGHGDQASYRQPKRVEKLQGKAIRQVACGADFTACVTDEDQMYMFGSDYYGCIGVEGEHGIEILEPVLLEFFEERPVHQVSCGDNHVVVLTQSGEIYSWGCGEYGRLGLECEDDFSSPMQVEIPKGAIISSVSCSSDGTFYLTETGKVLACGNNEFNKLGLNQGISGLKNHPGEGYQGIPYITTLTLVKQLSRYTIQAISPGKTHTAAIDERGRLITFGCNKYGQLGVKDFKKHHGVQVLVGPFGGKIVTKVSCGDGFTIAATEDNQIFAWGNAGNGRLGMPHEKGFGSEVCPAMPRPIFGSLHHVPDLSCCGWHTIIIMEKVLNSKTIRSNSSGLSVGSALGQEASTSTVDLDIEPGAATEYRDRVLGGTREVNTEECLMETPMMSMTNQTGDSSCPLWLRKELEDAEFIPMPEESEPSTPDQLSSFSDSVTLPYEELKELKAAAAAVSSKKDLSTKRMSCDNMNGHDVGRVCKKGESGVCCSASWEVTQLRETVAHQEMRIQMLEKQVSEQQRENERLWAAINCSALRESGCDSNGNHHSDRMPGDGGGGRGGGFTNHGSRSAGASV; this is encoded by the exons ATGTCACTAGAGGACTATGAAAGACATTTCGACTCGCTAAATTCAGATTTGGGCGGCGGGTCTGTGGTCAGTGAGCGATCAGCGTTGGGCACATTTAATGGCGAAGAAGAAAAGTTGCACTACATTCCTATCCGGATCCTCGGGAGAGGGGCGTTTGGTGAAGCAACTCTGTACAGAAGAACGGAG GACAACTCTCTGGTGGTATGGAAAGAGGTGGAGCTGAACTCGCTCTCAGAAAAGGAGCGCAGAGATGTCATGAATGAAATCAGCATCCTCTCCATCCTGGAGCACAACAACATCATAGCCTACTTCAACCACTTCATGGATAAAAACACTCTGCTCATTGAGTTGGAGTATTGCAATG GAGGAAATCTGTATGATAAAATCAACCAACAGAAGGGGAAACTTTTCACTGAGGAG GTGGTCATATGGTACCTGTACCAAATTGCCTCAGCAGTGGCCCACATTCACAAGGCAGGGATATTACACAG AGATATCAAAACTctgaacattttcctgaccAAGACTGACCTCATCAAGCTGGGTGACTATGGCCTTGCAAAGAAGCTAGACTCTGAGTTTTCAATGGCAGAGACT TGTGTGGGAACTCCATATTACATGTCACCTGAATTGTGCCAGGGAGCGAAGTACAACTTCAAATCAGACATCTGGGCCATGGGTTGTGTACTTTTTGAAGTCTTAACTCTTACAAGAACATTTGATGCAACG AACCCTTTGAACCTCTGTGTGAAAATAGTCCAGGGCAACTGGACAATGGATGTGAACTCAGATGTTTATTCGTCTGCACTGATCAAGCTGGTGTATGAGTGCCTCGATCAA GATCCTGTAAAGAGGCCTACAGCTGAGCAAATTCTGGACCAGCCATACATCTCTTGCTGCCGACA GGAGCTTGAAGAGCGTGTTGCCCTGCTGAATTCAGCGATGAAGAAACCTAA GCTGAGTACAGTGACAGAAACCCCTGTTGCCGTGGTGACCACACGCTCGAGGGAGGTGTACTTCTGGGGGGGAGGGAAGTTCACCCCGCAAAAACTGGACACGTTTAAAGGAGGCAGCAGCGCCCAACATGTGTGTGCAGGAGAGAGTCACTTTGCAGTGGTGACAGTGGAAAAGGAGCTTTACACTTGGGCT AATGTCCAAGGTGGAGCAAAGATGGTGGGCCAGCTGGGACATGGAGACCAGGCCTCGTACCGGCAGCCAAAGAGGGTGGAGAAGCTTCAGGGGAAGGCCATCCGACAGGTGGCATGCGGGGCTGACTTCACTGCCTGTGTCACCG ATGAGGACCAGATGTACATGTTTGGGTCAGACTATTATGGGTGCATTGGAGTGGAAGGCGAGCACGGCATTGAGATTTTGGAGCCAGTGCTTTTGGAGTTTTTTGAGGAGCGGCCTGTCCATCAGGTTTCGTGTGGGGACAACCATGTGGTGGTCCTGACTCAGAGTGGGGAAATCTACTCCTGGGGCTGCGGAGAGTATG ggCGTCTTGGCCTGGAATGTGAGGATGACTTCTCTTCTCCGATGCAA GTGGAGATCCCTAAAGGTGCGATCATCTCCTCAGTGTCATGTAGCAGCGATGGAACCTTCTATTTGACAGAAACCGGCAAAGTCCTAGCATGTGGAAACAATGAATTCAACAAGCTTGGCCTGAACCAGGGAATCTCTGGTCTCAAAAACCATCCCGGAGAG GGTTACCAGGGGATCCCGTACATCACCACACTGACCTTGGTAAAGCAGCTGTCGCGATACACGATCCAGGCCATATCTCCAGGGAAGACCCATACAGCTGCAATTGATG AACGTGGTCGTCTGATCACCTTTGGTTGCAACAAGTATGGACAGCTGGGTGTAAAGGACTTTAAGAAACATCATGGTGTCCAAGTCCTTGTTGGACCCTTTGGAGGGAAGATAGTGACTAAAGTGTCCTGTGGAGATGGCTTCACCATTGCAGCCACTGAAG ACAATCAGATCTTTGCATGGGGAAACGCAGGAAACGGGCGACTTGGAATGCCCCATGAAAAGGGATTTGGCTCTGAGGTTTGCCCTGCCATGCCAAGACCAATCTTTGGTTCCCTCCATCATGTGCCAGACCTCTCTTGCTGTGGCTGGCACACCATTATCATAATGG AGAAAGTGCTCAACTCCAAGACTATTCGCTCTAACAGCAGTGGGCTATCAGTTGGTAGTG CACTGGGCCAGGAGGCGTCTACATCCACAGTGGATCTGGACATAGAACCTGGTGCAGCAACAGAGTACCGTGACAGGGTTCTTGGGGGTACACGGGAAGTTAATACAGAGGAGTGCCTCATGGAGACCCCGATGATGTCAATGACAAATCAGACTGGGGACAGCTCCTGCCCTCTCTGGCTTAGAAAG GAGCTTGAGGACGCAGAGTTCATCCCAATGCCAGAAGAGTCAGAGCCATCCACTCCTGACCAGCTCTCTTCTTTCTCCGACAGCGTCACTCTACCTTATGAGGAGCTAAAAGAGCTGAAGGCTGCGGCAGCAGCTGTCAGCAGTAAGAAAGACCTATCG ACTAAACGAATGAGCTGTGATAACATGAATGGACATGATGTGGGTCGCGTCTGCAAAAAAGGAGAATCGGGTGTATGCTGCAGTGCTAGCTGGGAGGTCACACAG CTGCGAGAGACAGTCGCTCATCAAGAGATGAGAATCCAGATGCTCGAGAAGCAA GTcagtgagcagcagagggagaatGAGAGGCTTTGGGCGGCAATTAATTGTTCAGCGCTACGGGAATCAGGATGTGACAGTAACGGAAACCATCACTCGGATCGTATGCCcggggatggaggaggaggaaggggaggcgGATTCACAAACCATGGGAGCAGATCTGCAGGGGCCAGTGTGTGA